One Paraburkholderia phymatum STM815 genomic window, TTCATAGCGTTGCCGCGTGGAGCTGACCATGAAGCGTGCGAGCCAGGGCAACAGATGCGGCAGATAGCTCCAGCGCAAACGGAACGGACTCTCGCTCGACAGCAGAAACCGCGGCAGATCGCGAAACACGGAAGGGTTGTTGACGGGAATGCAGCCGTACGGCGCGAACGTGCCCGCGTTGCCGAACGACGCGCCCTGAGCCACGCCGGACGGATCGAACAGGGTCACGCGATGCCCATCGCGCATCAGCCAGCCGGCGCTCGCCAGCCCGATGAATCCCGCGCCGACAATGCCGATATCCGCCATCAAAGCTCTCCCGACAGCACGCCGCGCCCATCGGCCGCGTCGAGATAGCCGGTACGCGTGCCTCGATCCGCCCCGCTGCGCCGCGCCGCGAGCAGCCATGCCGCCGACGCAACCGCGAGACTCGCGATGCTCGCCATCAGTTGCGGACGCAGTTCGGCGTCCATCCCCATCGCAAGCAGCACGCCAACAATCGCCGCGACCACTGCATACGACAGCCACGGAAACAGCCACATCGGCAGTTCCGGTTGCACGCCCTTCGCGGCGAGTCGCCGGCGAATGCGAATCTGCGCGAGGGCGGTCGCGAGGTAGACGAACAGCATCACCGCGCCCGACGCATTCACGAGGAACAGGAACACGCCCTGCGGCGACACGATGGCTGCGATGATCGCGATGTAGCCGACCACGCTGCTCAGCAGCACGGCGAGACGCGGCACGCGCGACGGCGTGAGGCGCAGCAGCGCGCGCGGCGCATCGCCTCGGCCCGCAAGACGGAACAGGATCCGCGACGACACGTACAGCCCGGAGTTCAGCGCCGAGAGCACGGCGACGAGCACGATTGCATTCATGATGTCGGCGGAACCCGGCACGCGCATCGTTTCGAGCGCGGCGACAAACGGCGAGTGCCCCGTGACGATGGTCGTCCACGGCACGATGCACGCGATCAGGAACATTGAGCCGACGTAGAAAGTGATCACGCGCAGGATCACCGAGCGCGTCATCGCGGCAACGCTCTTCGCCGGATTGTCCGATTCGGCAGCGGCGATCGTGGCGATTTCGGCGCCGCCCACCGCGAAGATGACGGTCGGCACGGCCGCGAACACCGACATCGTGCCGAACGGCAAGAAGCCCTTCGCCGCCGTCAGATTGATCCACGCGCCATGCGTATGACCGAGCCCGAACACCCAGGCTGCGCCGATCACGATGAACACGATGATGGCCGCGACCTTGATCGACGCGAACCAGAACTCGAACTCGCCGTACGACTTCACCGACATCAGATTGATCAACGTCATCACCGACAGCAGCACCAGCCCGATCATCCACACGGGCACCGGTGTCCAGCGCTGCAGGATGGCGGCGCCCGCCACCGCTTCCACGGCGACCACGATCACCCAGAAGTACCAGTAAAGCCAGCCGCTCGTGAAACCTGCCCAGTCGCCGAGGCCGATGCGCGCGTATTCGGTGAACGAGCCGATGCCCGGCACGGCCAGCGCCATTTCGCCGAGCATGCGCATCACCAGCAGCACGACGATGCCTGCGACCAGATACGACACGCACGCACCCGGTCCGACCGTGCTAAGCGTCGCGCTGCTGCCCACGAAAAGACCCGCGCCGATGATGCCGCCGAGCGAAATCATCGTCACGTGCCGCTGACGCAACGCCACGCCGAGACGGGGCGCCGCGCTCTGTTGACCGTCGCGTGCTACGCGACCGTGTGTGCTGCTGTCTGCCATGCGGAATCTCCTTCCAGCTCGATCCTTCAATTCAAACCACACAAAACTTGATTCAAGAATCACACAACATTTTTTTGTGTGCAATTAAAAACGACATTGTGTGGTCCAGGATTTTCCCTGGCGCAGGCGGGTCCGGTCCTTGCCGCCCCTGAAAACCATGGCGCAGAGGCGGATCTGGTATAAAATCCGACGAACGGGCACAAACAGGCAGACAAAACCTGTTTTGTATGGAGACAGGGCAAGACAATGGCTTCCAACAGACACAAGGCGGCACATAGCAACGACACCGCCGCCGAAGCGGACCAGACAAACGGCGACGCGGTCCAGACAAAACGCGCTACCTATATCGAGGTCTCGGCGTCGATCGAGGACGAGATTCGCGGCGGCGTCTATCCGCCCGGCAGCCGGTTGCCGCCGCAGCGTCAGCTCGCGACAGAACTGGGCATCAACGTGTCGACGGTGTCGCGCGCGTACAAGGAATTGCAGCTGCGCGGTCTGGTGATCG contains:
- a CDS encoding amino acid permease, which produces MADSSTHGRVARDGQQSAAPRLGVALRQRHVTMISLGGIIGAGLFVGSSATLSTVGPGACVSYLVAGIVVLLVMRMLGEMALAVPGIGSFTEYARIGLGDWAGFTSGWLYWYFWVIVVAVEAVAGAAILQRWTPVPVWMIGLVLLSVMTLINLMSVKSYGEFEFWFASIKVAAIIVFIVIGAAWVFGLGHTHGAWINLTAAKGFLPFGTMSVFAAVPTVIFAVGGAEIATIAAAESDNPAKSVAAMTRSVILRVITFYVGSMFLIACIVPWTTIVTGHSPFVAALETMRVPGSADIMNAIVLVAVLSALNSGLYVSSRILFRLAGRGDAPRALLRLTPSRVPRLAVLLSSVVGYIAIIAAIVSPQGVFLFLVNASGAVMLFVYLATALAQIRIRRRLAAKGVQPELPMWLFPWLSYAVVAAIVGVLLAMGMDAELRPQLMASIASLAVASAAWLLAARRSGADRGTRTGYLDAADGRGVLSGEL